Below is a genomic region from Methanosphaera sp. ISO3-F5.
TTCCTGATACTAGTACTAGGAAGTAGTTTTCTATTATTCCTAGTGCACTGAATATTAGGTTTTCTGCTGTTGATGGTATTGCTACGTTTAGTATTCCCCATGTTATGCTGTTTTCATAGTGGAAGTTTTTGAATTCTAGGTTGAGGAATGTGTCTTTTTTTATGTGCATCCAGTATAGGAGTACTAGGCAGCTTATGAATCCGGATAGTACTGTTGCCCATGCTGCTCCCATTATTCCAAATCCTAGTATGTATATGAATATTGGGTCTAGTACTATGTTGAATATGGCTGTTATTGCCATTACATACATTGCTCTTTTTACGTCACCTTCTGATCTTAGTATTGCGGTTCCTACGTTGCTGTAGATGAATATGATCATGAATGTGAATACTATTCCACCGTAATCTAGTGCTTGTTGTGTTGCTGTGCCTGCTCCCATTATTTGTAGTAGTGATGGTAGTATGAAGTACATTACTACTGATCCGAGTATGGATATTATTACTGTTAGTACTAGGCTGTGTAGTGCGGTGTTGTTTGCTTCTGGTATGTTTTTTGCTCCGACGAATCGTGCTATCATACTGTTTGCTCCTGCTCCTATTCCGTTTCCTAGTCCTACTAGTATCATGAATAGTGGTGTGATGAATCCTATTGCTGCTAGTGCGTCGCTTCCTAGTCCGGCTACCCATATGCTGTCTGCTAGGTTGTATGCCATTATTAGGAACATGCTGACCATCATTGGCCATGCTAGTTTTTTTATTGCGACTTTGTAGTCGCCTGTTAGTAGTTCTATGTTACTGTTTTTTCCCTTATTTTCTTGCATTTAATCCCCCAATATTTTATTGTTATATTCTTTTGAATTATCTATTATTTCTAGGAATATTTTTATTAGTTCTTGGCGTGTTATTGTTGTGTTTTTCATTATTTCTTCTTCACGCTGTATTCCTTTGTCTCTTATTTTTGTTGTGAATTTTCTTCCTTTTGGTGTTAGGCTTATCTTGTTTTGTCTTCTGTTTTCATTATCTTCTTTTCTTGTTACGTATCCTTGGTCTTCTAGTTTTCGTATGTTTCTTGTTAGTAGTCCGTTGTCTATTTTTAGGTCGTTTGCTATGTCTTTTTGGTATATGTATTCGTGGTTGAGTAGTTTTAGTAGTACTGGTATTTGTTGTATTGTTATTTCTTGGTCTTTGAGGTAGTGTTTGTAGTATTGGTGTTGTGATTTTAGAAATATTGTGAAAAGGAATGATAGTGATATGTTTTCTTCGTCTATTGGACATTTCATTGTTTTTACCTGTACGTATTTTGTTTTTTGTAATACATTATAATTTATCAATGTTTGACTATTTATAATTATTGATAAAGTCAAAAATTAAAATTGACAATAATTTAAAAATACAAAAAATAGTATAGAGTAAACTATTTAATTATTCGTAATTTCGGAACAATAAACATATGAAATTATTCGCTATTATAGAATAATAATTAGGTTATATTGTTCGTTATTTTAGAATGATGGTAGGTTTTTGTATTATGGTTTTTTTCTTGTGTTTTTTAAGTTTGTTTTGATTGATTTTCTATTGTTTTTTATTGTTTTTTGGGTTATGTTTATATAGTGTGTTTTTTAAACTATATAATATACCCATAGGGGTATAGGTATAACAACCTATGAAAATATTACCCCTCACAAACAAGGAATGTTTATAAGGAGTAACAAAAACCAACAAATATAAGGAGTAAAATTAGACTACAAAATAATTCTCAGAAAAAATGGAATACAATTAAAAAAATAACAATATTTAAAAGAACAATGAACTTTTAAAAAACAAAATGCAAATATTAAAAATACTTAAAACAAAGTGTTTAATGAAAACAAGTATCAACAATAACTGAATTTCTAAAAGAAGAAATTATAAAAAAGTAAAAAACAATAGCACTAAGTAATAAATAATGTATACCTAAATATTTTTTAGTTATACTTAAAAAAAAGTTCATATCGCCTAAAAAAAGGCACATTTAAATATAATAATCATTAGAAAATTATATATCCAAGAATAAAATTTTAAAAATTCTGAGATTAAAAAAAAAATACAATAAAATAATATATAAGGTGATAAATATGGTATTCAATAGAAACGGCGAAGGAAACGGAATAGGACAAACAGCAAGAGACTTCTTCGGAAGCACAAAAGTAAAATACTTCATAGCAGGAGCAGTATGTGCATACGCAGCAAAAAAAATCTGTGAAACCGAAGCAGCACACGACTTTGCAGTAAACCTCACAGCAGGAGCACTCGACATAAAAGACTCCGTAGAAGAAAGCATAGAAAACATCAGAGAAGACGCAGAAGACATCCACACAGAAGCACAAGAAAAACAACAAATCGAAATCTTCGGCCCAGAAGACCTAGAAGACGAAGACGAAGAAGACTTAGAAGACGAAGATGAAGATAAAGAATAAACACACCTGACCACCCAAATTATTTTTTACACAAAAAAATAGTGGAATTACGAACATGAAATTTAAAATAGTTTATGATAAAAACAATATCCTACGTGTTCGTGCAGGAAAAAACGCATTCACACAAAAACAAGGATATGGAATAGCTAGACTACTAACTAGCAAAAAAGGAATCAAAACTGTTAAAGTTTCATCAGTCAATGGAAGTATTTACATAGAATACACAACCAAAAAAGTGAAAATTCTAAAATACTTAGCAAACCTTAAAAAAAGTGACTTATTCGAAGCCGAACCAACACAAGAAGAAATATCCCGTGAAACAGATGGTCGTTACATAAACAAAATACTTAAAAAAATTGCAACAAGATACCTGGCCAAAATGCTACTACCACTACCATTACAAGTAGCAAAAATAGTATATGAAGGCTTACCATACATGGCAGCAGGACTGGACAGCCTCATACACCTAAGACTAGATGTAGACCTACTTGATGCAACAAGCATATTCGTAACACTATCACAGGGAATGTTTGGACCAGCAGGATCAATCGTATTCCTCCTCGGATTATCAGAAATCCTAGAAGACTACACAATAGAAAAAACCAAACACTCACTAGAAAACAGTTTAATGCTAAACATTAACAAAGTATGGATAAAAACAGAAAACGGCGAAGAAGTACAAATACCATTCACAGACCTAAGAGAAGGTAACAGTGTAGTGGTAAGAACAGGTACAATCATCCCGGCAGACGGTACAATCATCGAAGGCGAAGCTGCAATAAACGAAGCAACAATGACTGGAGAATCATTAGCAGTACATAAATCAGAAGGTAAAAAAGTATACGCAGGTACAATCGTAGAAGAAGGAACAATTGTAATACGCGTTGATGAACTGAATGAAAAAACAAGAATCAACCAAATTATTGATTTAATCGAAAGTTCAGATAAGGCAAAAGCTGGAATACAGAGTAAGGCAGAAAAACTTGCAGATTCAATTGTACCATGGAACTTTGCAGTAACAGGACTAACCTACCTCCTCACAGGAAGTACAATAAAAGCAATAGCCGCACTGACAGTAGACTATTCATGTGCAATAAAACTTGCTACACCAATCTCAATCATCTCAGCAATGCGTGAAGCATCAGAAAGAGAAATTGTAGTAAAAGGTGGAAGATACCTGGAAGCATACGCAACTGCAGACACAATCATATTCGACAAAACAGGAACATTAACCAAGTCAAGCCCACACGTGGCAAAAACCGTGTCACTAGGAGTACTATCAGATGATGAAGTACTAAGAGAAGCAGCATGTCTAGAGGAACACTTCCCACACAGTGTGGCAACAGCAATAGTTAACAAAGCCAAAGAACTAGGACTAAACCACGGAGAAGAACTACACTCCGAAGTAGAATATGTTGTAGCCCATGGTATAGCAACAACACTAGTCGGTAAAAGAGCAGTTCTTGGTAGCAGACACTTCGTAATAGAAGATGAAGGAGTGGAAATATCAGAGGAACATCAAGCAATCATCAAGGAAAACGCTGATAAATATTCAATAATTTACTATGCAATTGATGGAAATCTTGAAGGAATAATCTGTATAGATGATCCACCAAGAGATGAAGCAAAAGAAGTGCTTGATAAGCTCAGAGAACTTGGCATTAATGACATTATCATGCTCACAGGTGATTCTGAAAATGCTGCTCATACCACTGCAGAACTGTTAGGAATTGATAATTACAGGTCACAGGTATTACCAGAGGATAAGGCTTCCATCGTGGAAGAAATTAAGGCTTCAGGTAAGAAAGTTATAATGGTTGGAGACGGTATTAATGATTCACCTGCATTATCAGCTGCTGATGTGAGTGTTGCTATGAAAGATTCATCAGATCTTGCAAGGGAAGTTGCAGATATTACTTTGCTCAGACCAACATTACATGAC
It encodes:
- a CDS encoding MATE family efflux transporter; amino-acid sequence: MQENKGKNSNIELLTGDYKVAIKKLAWPMMVSMFLIMAYNLADSIWVAGLGSDALAAIGFITPLFMILVGLGNGIGAGANSMIARFVGAKNIPEANNTALHSLVLTVIISILGSVVMYFILPSLLQIMGAGTATQQALDYGGIVFTFMIIFIYSNVGTAILRSEGDVKRAMYVMAITAIFNIVLDPIFIYILGFGIMGAAWATVLSGFISCLVLLYWMHIKKDTFLNLEFKNFHYENSITWGILNVAIPSTAENLIFSALGIIENYFLVLVSGTIAVATYTAGMRLIQLSMIPLMGFGTALLTVAGASYGARNYQKLQDSFFYTLKLGLIVSTIMAIVFYFFAPQISMVFAYSSSASLAPRIAQLIQIMIIFIYAVCLGMVSAMMFQGVGKGFTSLILTFIRALLLEVVFSYVFGVLFGWGEQGIYYGVVLGGFLGGIISFIWANVYLRRLRNNYHGIDE
- a CDS encoding MarR family winged helix-turn-helix transcriptional regulator, encoding MKCPIDEENISLSFLFTIFLKSQHQYYKHYLKDQEITIQQIPVLLKLLNHEYIYQKDIANDLKIDNGLLTRNIRKLEDQGYVTRKEDNENRRQNKISLTPKGRKFTTKIRDKGIQREEEIMKNTTITRQELIKIFLEIIDNSKEYNNKILGD
- a CDS encoding DUF6110 family protein, with amino-acid sequence MVFNRNGEGNGIGQTARDFFGSTKVKYFIAGAVCAYAAKKICETEAAHDFAVNLTAGALDIKDSVEESIENIREDAEDIHTEAQEKQQIEIFGPEDLEDEDEEDLEDEDEDKE
- a CDS encoding heavy metal translocating P-type ATPase encodes the protein MKFKIVYDKNNILRVRAGKNAFTQKQGYGIARLLTSKKGIKTVKVSSVNGSIYIEYTTKKVKILKYLANLKKSDLFEAEPTQEEISRETDGRYINKILKKIATRYLAKMLLPLPLQVAKIVYEGLPYMAAGLDSLIHLRLDVDLLDATSIFVTLSQGMFGPAGSIVFLLGLSEILEDYTIEKTKHSLENSLMLNINKVWIKTENGEEVQIPFTDLREGNSVVVRTGTIIPADGTIIEGEAAINEATMTGESLAVHKSEGKKVYAGTIVEEGTIVIRVDELNEKTRINQIIDLIESSDKAKAGIQSKAEKLADSIVPWNFAVTGLTYLLTGSTIKAIAALTVDYSCAIKLATPISIISAMREASEREIVVKGGRYLEAYATADTIIFDKTGTLTKSSPHVAKTVSLGVLSDDEVLREAACLEEHFPHSVATAIVNKAKELGLNHGEELHSEVEYVVAHGIATTLVGKRAVLGSRHFVIEDEGVEISEEHQAIIKENADKYSIIYYAIDGNLEGIICIDDPPRDEAKEVLDKLRELGINDIIMLTGDSENAAHTTAELLGIDNYRSQVLPEDKASIVEEIKASGKKVIMVGDGINDSPALSAADVSVAMKDSSDLAREVADITLLRPTLHDLVTTRLLSQQMLDIIQRNYKLIVVFNTLFMGLGLTGVITPSLTSVFHNGSTMLIGLDSARSSNYEHVDTFETIDVEV